The Rana temporaria chromosome 4, aRanTem1.1, whole genome shotgun sequence genome contains a region encoding:
- the PNISR gene encoding arginine/serine-rich protein PNISR isoform X2, translating into MWDQGGQPWQQWPLNQQQWMESFQHQQDPSQIDWAALAQAWIAQREATGPVVEPQGMIPNGQDLPPPVPQMEPVPNNHNFPNDPNFNRMWQPEWGGMHHQPPPHHPPPEQPWIPPVPGPMDIVPPSEDSNSQDSGDFSNDNRHMFNQNNHNFGGPPENFPMGPGNQFDYQHGSSGYGPPQGGFHPPYWQQGPPGPPGPPAPPPNRRERPSFRERQRSPVPIPPKQEPLQIDAVKRRTLPAWIREGLEKMEREKQKKLERERMEQQRAQMKQEQKSQDAEGDGPRLPLKSKFDSDDEEQEDDENEEDRVSPKVSRSPSPAPQEENSESELTEEERAYQMMILTKMLLTEILLDVTNDEIYNIAKETHRKATKAPARQLAQSSALASLTGLGGLGGYGSAESEDERSERGSESSDTDEEELRHRIRQKLEAFKRKEKEQQLLERQQEEEKPDDNNDDDDDDDNNNDEKNEVDKPNTDITDDLEIHEKRKVNDELESEKKMVEASPVLEPKKDVKERPPARKSRSSSSSSSSSSSSSSKEQSSSSSSSVYSTSSSSSHSSTPSLPKRKKRRSHSPSLTRKVRRSRSRSVTRKNRRDSSGSRGKISERRRSSKNSMDRDWRRERSNSRDRRVNHSRDRHAVRSRSRDRRKSDDHRRSSSRSIHKHRGSSREREKARSRSFEMDRKRRESEKERKKEKLKKDEKYRFNVLEDDRVKSRREGERTFSRSESSSSKVSRQDSRHESKKNSSKEQKKRLSSSGRSSSESPVYKDKKSKKGKRSRSRSMEKSQRSGKKASRKHKSKTRSRSSTPVRRKR; encoded by the exons ATGTGGGATCAAGGTGGACAACCTTGGCAGCAATGGCCACTCAATCAGCAGCAGTGGATGGAATCCTTTCAGCATCAACAAGATCCAA gtcAGATAGATTGGGCAGCATTAGCCCAAGCTTGGATCGCTCAGCGTGAAGCTACGGGTCCAGTGGTGGAGCCACAAGGCATGATTCCCAATGGGCAGGACCTTCCACCTCCAGTTCCACAGATGGAACCTGTTCCCAACAACCATAATTTTCCAAATGATCCAAATTTTAATCGAATGTGGCAGCCAG AGTGGGGTGGAATGCATCATCAACCACctccacaccatcctcctccagaaCAGCCATGGATTCCTCCTGTCCCTGGACCTATGGATATTGTCCCCCCATCTGAAGATAGTAATAGTCAGGACAGTGGTGATTTTTCCAATGATAATAGACACATGTTTAACCAGAACAATCATAACTTTGGAGGACCACCTGAAAACTTCCCCATGGGGCCAGGGAATCAATTTGATTACCAG CATGGTTCCAGCGGATATGGGCCCCCTCAAGGTGGATTTCATCCACCATACTGGCAGCAAGGCCCTCCTGGTCCTCCGGGTCCACCTGCTCCACCTCCAAACAGAAGGGAAAGACCTTCCTTCAGGGAGAGGCAACGCTCACCTGTGCCAATACCACCCAAACAAGAGCCTCTGCAAATTG ATGCTGTTAAACGCAGGACTTTGCCTGCATGGATTCGCGAAGGTTTAGAAAAAAtggaaagagaaaaacaaaagaagTTGGAACGTGAGCGAATGGAACAGCAGCGTGCTCAGATGAAGCAAGAACAGAAGAGTCAAGATGCTGAGGGTGATGGTCCTCGTTTACCTTTGAAAAGCAAattt GACAGTGACGATGAAGAACAGGAAGATGATGAAAATGAAGAGGACAGAGTTAGTCCGAAAGTTAGCCGCAGTCCTTCCCCAGCTCCACAGGAAGAGAACAGTGAGTCAGAATTAACTGAAGAGGAGAGGGCTTATCAAATG ATGATTTTGACAAAAATGCTGCTAACAGAAATTCTTTTGGATGTCACCAACGATGAAATTTATAATATTGCTAAAGAGACCCATCGTAAAGCAACCAAAG CTCCTGCAAGGCAGCTGGCACAGTCCAGTGCACTGGCTTCCCTTACTGGACTCG GTGGACTGGGTGGTTATGGATCTGCAGAAAGTGAAGATGAAAGGAGTGAAAGAGGTTCAGAATCTTCTGATACTGATGAAGAGGAACTCCGCCATAGGATACGACAGAAGCTAGAAGCCTTTAAACGAAAGGAAAAAGAGCAACAGTTACTTGAAAGACAGCAAGAAG AGGAGAAACCTgatgataataatgatgatgatgatgatgacgacaACAACaatgatgaaaaaaatgaagtaGACAAGCCTAATACAGATATTACAGATGACCTAGAAATACATGAGAAAAGAAAAGTAAATGACGAGCTAGAAAGCGAAAAGAAAATGGTTGAGGCTTCACCTGTGCTTGAGCCTAAAAAGGATGTAAAGGAAAGGCCTCCAGCTAGAAAATCAAGGAGCtcgagtagtagtagtagcagcagTAGTAGCAGCAGTAGCAAAGAACAaagtagcagtagtagtagtagtgtttACAGTACCAGCTCTTCAAGCAGCCATAGTTCAACTCCCTCTTTACCCAAGAGGAAAAAGAGACGAAGTCATAGCCCATCACTTACACGCAAAGTAAGACGCAGCAGGAGCAGGAGTGTCACACGTAAGAATCGTAGAGACAGTAGTGGCAGCAGAGGGAAAATTAGTGAGCGGAGGAGATCTAGTAAAAATAGCATGGATCGAGACTGGCGAAGGGAGCGTAGTAACAGCAGAGACAGAAGAGTGAACCACTCTAGAGATAGACATGCTGTTCGTAGTAGAAGCAGAGATAGACGTAAAAGTGATGACCATCGCAGAAGCTCCAGTAGAAGCATACACAAGCATAGGGGCAGTAGTAGGGAAAGAGAGAAGGCAAGGAGTAGAAGTTTTGAAATGGATAGGAAGAGAAGAGAAtctgaaaaggaaagaaaaaaggagaagttAAAGAAAGATGAAAAATATAGGTTTAATGTTCTGGAAGATGATAGAGTTAAAAGTAGGAGAGAGGGTGAAAGAACATTCTCCCGCAGCGAGTCGTCTTCCTCCAAGGTGTCCCGGCAGGACTCCAGGCATGAGagcaaaaaaaattcttcaaagGAGCAGAAGAAGCGACTGTCCTCTAGTGGAAGAAGCAGTTCAGAATCGCCTGTTTACAAGGATAAAAAATCTAAGAAAGGCAAACGAAGCCGATCACGGTCTATGGAGAAATCTCAAAGGTCTGGTAAGAAGGCAAGCCGCAAACACAAGTCTAAGACCCGATCAAG aTCATCAACACCTGTTCGTCGTAAACGCTGA
- the PNISR gene encoding arginine/serine-rich protein PNISR isoform X1, giving the protein MWDQGGQPWQQWPLNQQQWMESFQHQQDPSEYLLGELNGSQIDWAALAQAWIAQREATGPVVEPQGMIPNGQDLPPPVPQMEPVPNNHNFPNDPNFNRMWQPEWGGMHHQPPPHHPPPEQPWIPPVPGPMDIVPPSEDSNSQDSGDFSNDNRHMFNQNNHNFGGPPENFPMGPGNQFDYQHGSSGYGPPQGGFHPPYWQQGPPGPPGPPAPPPNRRERPSFRERQRSPVPIPPKQEPLQIDAVKRRTLPAWIREGLEKMEREKQKKLERERMEQQRAQMKQEQKSQDAEGDGPRLPLKSKFDSDDEEQEDDENEEDRVSPKVSRSPSPAPQEENSESELTEEERAYQMMILTKMLLTEILLDVTNDEIYNIAKETHRKATKAPARQLAQSSALASLTGLGGLGGYGSAESEDERSERGSESSDTDEEELRHRIRQKLEAFKRKEKEQQLLERQQEEEKPDDNNDDDDDDDNNNDEKNEVDKPNTDITDDLEIHEKRKVNDELESEKKMVEASPVLEPKKDVKERPPARKSRSSSSSSSSSSSSSSKEQSSSSSSSVYSTSSSSSHSSTPSLPKRKKRRSHSPSLTRKVRRSRSRSVTRKNRRDSSGSRGKISERRRSSKNSMDRDWRRERSNSRDRRVNHSRDRHAVRSRSRDRRKSDDHRRSSSRSIHKHRGSSREREKARSRSFEMDRKRRESEKERKKEKLKKDEKYRFNVLEDDRVKSRREGERTFSRSESSSSKVSRQDSRHESKKNSSKEQKKRLSSSGRSSSESPVYKDKKSKKGKRSRSRSMEKSQRSGKKASRKHKSKTRSRSSTPVRRKR; this is encoded by the exons ATGTGGGATCAAGGTGGACAACCTTGGCAGCAATGGCCACTCAATCAGCAGCAGTGGATGGAATCCTTTCAGCATCAACAAGATCCAAGTGAGTATCTCTTAGGAGAGCTAAATGGAA gtcAGATAGATTGGGCAGCATTAGCCCAAGCTTGGATCGCTCAGCGTGAAGCTACGGGTCCAGTGGTGGAGCCACAAGGCATGATTCCCAATGGGCAGGACCTTCCACCTCCAGTTCCACAGATGGAACCTGTTCCCAACAACCATAATTTTCCAAATGATCCAAATTTTAATCGAATGTGGCAGCCAG AGTGGGGTGGAATGCATCATCAACCACctccacaccatcctcctccagaaCAGCCATGGATTCCTCCTGTCCCTGGACCTATGGATATTGTCCCCCCATCTGAAGATAGTAATAGTCAGGACAGTGGTGATTTTTCCAATGATAATAGACACATGTTTAACCAGAACAATCATAACTTTGGAGGACCACCTGAAAACTTCCCCATGGGGCCAGGGAATCAATTTGATTACCAG CATGGTTCCAGCGGATATGGGCCCCCTCAAGGTGGATTTCATCCACCATACTGGCAGCAAGGCCCTCCTGGTCCTCCGGGTCCACCTGCTCCACCTCCAAACAGAAGGGAAAGACCTTCCTTCAGGGAGAGGCAACGCTCACCTGTGCCAATACCACCCAAACAAGAGCCTCTGCAAATTG ATGCTGTTAAACGCAGGACTTTGCCTGCATGGATTCGCGAAGGTTTAGAAAAAAtggaaagagaaaaacaaaagaagTTGGAACGTGAGCGAATGGAACAGCAGCGTGCTCAGATGAAGCAAGAACAGAAGAGTCAAGATGCTGAGGGTGATGGTCCTCGTTTACCTTTGAAAAGCAAattt GACAGTGACGATGAAGAACAGGAAGATGATGAAAATGAAGAGGACAGAGTTAGTCCGAAAGTTAGCCGCAGTCCTTCCCCAGCTCCACAGGAAGAGAACAGTGAGTCAGAATTAACTGAAGAGGAGAGGGCTTATCAAATG ATGATTTTGACAAAAATGCTGCTAACAGAAATTCTTTTGGATGTCACCAACGATGAAATTTATAATATTGCTAAAGAGACCCATCGTAAAGCAACCAAAG CTCCTGCAAGGCAGCTGGCACAGTCCAGTGCACTGGCTTCCCTTACTGGACTCG GTGGACTGGGTGGTTATGGATCTGCAGAAAGTGAAGATGAAAGGAGTGAAAGAGGTTCAGAATCTTCTGATACTGATGAAGAGGAACTCCGCCATAGGATACGACAGAAGCTAGAAGCCTTTAAACGAAAGGAAAAAGAGCAACAGTTACTTGAAAGACAGCAAGAAG AGGAGAAACCTgatgataataatgatgatgatgatgatgacgacaACAACaatgatgaaaaaaatgaagtaGACAAGCCTAATACAGATATTACAGATGACCTAGAAATACATGAGAAAAGAAAAGTAAATGACGAGCTAGAAAGCGAAAAGAAAATGGTTGAGGCTTCACCTGTGCTTGAGCCTAAAAAGGATGTAAAGGAAAGGCCTCCAGCTAGAAAATCAAGGAGCtcgagtagtagtagtagcagcagTAGTAGCAGCAGTAGCAAAGAACAaagtagcagtagtagtagtagtgtttACAGTACCAGCTCTTCAAGCAGCCATAGTTCAACTCCCTCTTTACCCAAGAGGAAAAAGAGACGAAGTCATAGCCCATCACTTACACGCAAAGTAAGACGCAGCAGGAGCAGGAGTGTCACACGTAAGAATCGTAGAGACAGTAGTGGCAGCAGAGGGAAAATTAGTGAGCGGAGGAGATCTAGTAAAAATAGCATGGATCGAGACTGGCGAAGGGAGCGTAGTAACAGCAGAGACAGAAGAGTGAACCACTCTAGAGATAGACATGCTGTTCGTAGTAGAAGCAGAGATAGACGTAAAAGTGATGACCATCGCAGAAGCTCCAGTAGAAGCATACACAAGCATAGGGGCAGTAGTAGGGAAAGAGAGAAGGCAAGGAGTAGAAGTTTTGAAATGGATAGGAAGAGAAGAGAAtctgaaaaggaaagaaaaaaggagaagttAAAGAAAGATGAAAAATATAGGTTTAATGTTCTGGAAGATGATAGAGTTAAAAGTAGGAGAGAGGGTGAAAGAACATTCTCCCGCAGCGAGTCGTCTTCCTCCAAGGTGTCCCGGCAGGACTCCAGGCATGAGagcaaaaaaaattcttcaaagGAGCAGAAGAAGCGACTGTCCTCTAGTGGAAGAAGCAGTTCAGAATCGCCTGTTTACAAGGATAAAAAATCTAAGAAAGGCAAACGAAGCCGATCACGGTCTATGGAGAAATCTCAAAGGTCTGGTAAGAAGGCAAGCCGCAAACACAAGTCTAAGACCCGATCAAG aTCATCAACACCTGTTCGTCGTAAACGCTGA